From the Sphingomonas suaedae genome, one window contains:
- a CDS encoding SDR family oxidoreductase translates to MTGRPPASPRHCLAVVTGASSGIGAATARELAMAGYHVLAGVRRSEDADALQATNLEPIMLDITDEAAIAALVQRIDADPERRPLGALVNNAGVAINAPLEAYKLDALRRLFEVNLFGHVAMIQALLPALIESRGTIVNISSVGGKVAMPTYGPYAGTKFALEAISDSLRREVAPLGVRVVVVEPGAITTGMLKQVGGRGAKVVDAMTPIHRDRSAALMHAVVAQAEASVASGAPPEEAARIIAHAIISPRPRTRYTVGRGTGMIVKLTRLVSDRVLDRILAANLKPYFR, encoded by the coding sequence ATGACCGGCAGACCCCCAGCAAGTCCGCGCCATTGCTTGGCGGTTGTCACTGGCGCATCGAGCGGCATTGGCGCCGCGACAGCCCGCGAACTGGCGATGGCAGGTTACCACGTATTGGCTGGCGTTCGCCGCAGCGAGGATGCGGACGCGCTCCAAGCCACGAATCTGGAGCCGATCATGCTCGACATAACGGACGAGGCTGCGATCGCAGCATTGGTACAACGTATCGATGCCGATCCCGAGCGTCGTCCGCTTGGAGCGCTCGTGAATAACGCGGGAGTAGCGATCAACGCCCCTTTAGAAGCCTACAAGTTGGACGCGTTGCGCCGCTTGTTCGAAGTCAACCTCTTTGGCCATGTCGCGATGATTCAGGCATTGCTGCCAGCCTTGATCGAAAGTCGCGGCACGATCGTCAACATTTCATCGGTTGGTGGCAAGGTGGCGATGCCGACTTACGGTCCGTACGCAGGCACCAAGTTTGCTCTGGAGGCGATCAGCGACTCCTTGCGCCGCGAGGTCGCTCCGCTTGGTGTCAGGGTCGTTGTGGTCGAGCCAGGTGCGATCACGACTGGCATGCTCAAACAGGTAGGAGGCAGGGGAGCTAAGGTTGTGGACGCAATGACGCCCATACACCGCGACCGCTCTGCAGCGCTCATGCACGCGGTCGTTGCGCAAGCCGAGGCGTCCGTGGCAAGCGGAGCACCGCCTGAGGAGGCCGCCCGTATCATCGCACACGCGATTATCAGCCCGCGCCCCAGGACCAGGTACACGGTTGGTCGTGGCACCGGGATGATCGTCAAGCTTACCAGGCTCGTGTCGGATCGTGTGCTCGACCGCATTCTCGCAGCAAACCTCAAGCCGTATTTCCGATGA